The genomic segment ATTAGAAAATCAACTCCACCTGTAAAACCTCTATCAATTCTAAGAATTACCCTTTCTAATGAGTGTCTGCAAAAGATCAGCAGTGTAACATTGTTCTTATCAAATCATAAGtaaaatttcatgatttaatttggtAGGATAAAAAAATCTGAGCGTCAGTGAAAATAaatctattttgcaaaatttatttCCTGAAAGTCAATTTTTGCAAAACAAATGGACCCTGTATCAAGTTCAATAAGATACTAAAAGCCTACAAGATCATTTGAGCTTAAAGTTTTTCTCTTATGATTTCAAATCTAAACAGACTCAAGCTTCAATCTTCGACTTAAAACATGTAGACAACTAGCTGCTTTACTCTACAAACAATTGCAGAAGATCAATGAACACAAGGCCCTAATTTTCACAGATTATTTATAACAAATAAACAAGACCAAGACATGCTTTTTATGGATATCTGAATCTGGGATCATTGCAATGACTAGAAAGCTTAAGCGGGGCCCAACAGAAACCCATTATTCCTCCAAAAAAGAAAGGTTGAGTTGAATACATACCTCAGCCAAATAACATTAATTGGAGCAAAAAGGTCTGAATAAGAGCTAGGTTGAGTTGAATGCATACCTCAGACAAACAACATTATCTAGTGGAGCAAAAATATTTGTGCTAGAGCTGGAATAGGGTGATGAAAATGTTGATTTAAGTGGAAGAGTTCAAGAAATATGGAATAcagattttcataatttagtgcTTTGCTGTTGCCCGAAGCCAGAAGATTTTCCCATCATTCCTGCAGGCTGGATTCCTTACAGAACAAGCCAAATATCTAGAACTTCAAAGTGAATTGAATTCAAGCTACATTAAAATTGGATTTAAGAAGAGAAATAAACAGAAACCTTTAGTATGACCTAAATAATATAGTTCAACCAGTTGtatcatttaaaataatacattaaccaCCATTTGCTAGATAAAGTTAGTCACATGCACAACAAAAATTTCATACAAGAGTTTAAGACAGATGCAAGTAGCTATCAATTGTTTTTAACTCTTGATAACAATTGATGGAATCATCTCTTGTCCGTTTCCAATGAAGTCTAAGCACGGTGGCTTAGCAGCTCCATAATAAAAGAAAGCCATCATTTTCGACAACTCATCTGCAGTTCGAATGGCTGAAAAAGCAGAAGATTACAGGTTCATGTAATCAATAACAAAAAAGATGCAAGAAGCTGAGATTGCTACTGTTACGTTAAGCAAGTACCTTGCTCACGGTATAAAATTTTCCCAGCTTTAGTGAATATTATTTCTGGGAAGACTGACACTTTTAGAGCAGAGGCCAAAGCATCCTCGACTATAGCATCAACTGCTACACACTGACAAGAGGAAAGATAAATTAGGATCAACAATTTAAAGAAATGCAACCATATCAGAAACAATAACATAGATATCGTACTCTTGGTGAAGGCAGCCTGCAATTCCATATGATGTGCACAGCTTTCTCCAGCTCGTCCCAagctctttcattttcttttggccTGCAGGTTATCCGTATTTTTAAAGGAGATGATTATATATTGCAACTCAATTATTGTGTTTCTGTTAGTATATTGAATGCCGAAAAGGTTAAGAATGAAGAAAAGCAACCTTTTGTAGCGGTTATGGACAAGAATGATTAAAGGACTAATGTCCTTGAATACAGTCTCTTCCCACTGAGCAATCTTAATATATTTGATTGGACGAATATAGTTATCGTCTTGCCACACTACTTCCTTCTCACTATCATAATCATCATCGTCATCGTTTTCCTTCTTGGCATTCTTGATAGTGATTTTATCAAAAAATTGACCCAGGTTGAAACCCCAGCCATCAGCATCTTCGGGCCAATTTGGATCATCATCATCTACAACCAGCGGATAATCAGCCAGGAGTTTTTGCATCTTGCTCAACTTTTCAGCAGGGTCAATCTCCTCCTGAATTTCAGGATGCTTACTGATAACTTCCCTGATCTTGGCTCTCCATTCACGTCGCTCATCAGCATCAAAATGATACGAATCGTCCATCCGACCCTTTTTAGTTGATGActcatcgtcatcatcatcacTGTCACTTAATTCCTGTCCCATAaacttttttccaaatttttctacCATCCCGTATGCTCTTACTCCATTTCCTATGGAACTTGGATTCTGCATTATCTAACAATTAGTAACTAGAAAGGTAAATTTGACCTTAGGAAATTTATTCcggaaaaaaaaagggggggggagCTTGCACATACATACCGAAGAAGGCATCTTAAGTAAATTTGAACATAAGGGCTTCAATTTATTCTGTTTTGGAGGAGACATCCAATATTGAATATGGATCGAGTGTTGCAATGCCATTTCTATCAATTCTGTGAAGCCTTTACCAAATTTATCACTGCAAAAAGAGAAAAATACACACACTTTCAAATGCTTGCATGGAAGCAACCGATTTAGAAATTAATAAGCCTACTTAATGTCACCAGTTTCATCATCCAAATCCAATCTTTTTCCCTCTTCCTTTGAATAAACTAAAACCCTCCGCTAAACCACGGAAGATGGCATGGGGTTGTAGCTGTATATGTAGATAAGGTCACCCATTGATGGGCTTCTTTACATTTAACAGAAAGCCCACTTCTTATTCGCTAAAGAACTTGGGCCAGTAATGCTTCTTTTACGTTGGGGTCTTTCGCGGTTTCAAATGGCGACGAATCGGCAAATGCCAAGTCGCAGCAAACGGGCCACTATCCCACGCTATTCTCTTTGTCGCGATAATACTCTTCCTTTCAAACTAGAGAAATTCCCATCctaaaaaatacaaacaaaaaaaTCCCATATCCAAGCACAAAAATCAGAATCCAATAATTAGATAAAcaattataaagaaaaataaaataaaaagtgggGATTCAGAAAGTAATTTACAGATGTTCTGCTGTTAAAATTACAGTGATTACCAATTTACCCATGTTATCATGTGGTATTATTTATGAAGACACgatgatttaaagaaaaatttacctgttgaataaTCATTGATTAGTTTAGCAATTCATTAAAGATAtttctttgaaaaaaataaaacagttTAAGCGATACTATTAAGAAAATACATTAATTCTTTATACATCTAATATAATCTACCTTAACTAAATTCCGTACTAAACAACGTGGTTTTTTCAATCACTTAGACATTTTACGAAAATACAAACATTATAAAAGAACAGACAATTCAAGTATCacattaaacattttcaaagtatACGTATCAACATTTTATGAAAATACATGTatcataataaaatacatattaataGTTCAAATATCACATTAAACATTTTCGAAATACAAATACTACTTTAaacattttatgaaaatataagtACGAAACATGACATTATCCcacattttaataataattaacgCTTAACTCCACAtgttacatttaaaatttagaaatatggagctcaattaatttaatttcataattaggttgctattatattttatttttagtaatcatttattattatatttcctaATACAGGTTATGTGAAATGTTAATTAGAAATTTaagttattaaatataatataattctaGTAGCAATATTTTCAATGTCTACAGATGAGAAAAAGATAAGAGTTGAGAAATCCATCAAGTTTTAAGTTGGAGAGAACTGAAAGAAGTTCGGAGTCTTAATCATCCGCCAATCATAATAATAACACCTCAATAAGAAACACtgccttttttcttcttcttttttgccaAAAGCGCGCACACATACATGCGCACCATCATGTCATATGATCCCTCTTCAGTGACTTAGAAAGTTTGAGATCTTCAAAAAATGCAATGCTAACATCTCCAAAGGGAATATGGCACTCCACCGTAGCATCTTCGAAACCTTCAACAAAAGGCATTTTCTCATGATGTTTCGTGCTTGTCCTCAGAATCTTGAGGTGCCCACTTATAGAAGCATTTGAACTGTATTACTATCTGCAAAATGCGATAAGGTTGTACAAAGTGTAGGAACATACCACTAGGCTATGTTACGATGCCAAACTTGGGAATGGATCTAAGAAGGGGTatgctcaatttttttttttcaaaattctcttGTATTTGGAGGATCATCTCCCCATACCCAAACATGAGTGTTGCACTCATATGCTTCAAGAAACATGAAAATTTGGAGTAACATAACCATCAGGTGACTGCAGCAAATAGCAACTCAACTAACGAGGAGAAACAAAAAAGCAACTTTAGAGAGATCTAAATATTAAAATGCACTGCTGAACAGAAAGAACCAACATCTTCTATTAAATGACTCTACAAAACTCATTGATTAAGAACAGTTAAGATGAATGAAACCATAACCATCATTAATAAGGATACGAAAGTATCAAGCAGAACACATCCTCCTGCATCCACCAACCATGGTAAATTTGGTCTGATTCTAAACCAATCCATGCTTCTCACAAGTATGCTATTATAGAGAAAGAAAATAGGAAGGGAAAGAAAAACTGGGACGAgtcaatctcgataaaaaggccAAGATGACTCAAATTAAGTCAAATTGTGATGATGAGTAGATACCTTGCAACATATGTAGAGTTTCCAACCAAAGCAAAGATAAACATAAAAGGGTTAAGTCCCTGCATGCATGGAAGAACATGTCATACAAGATTCAGCCCCTCCATATAAATTGACATAATTACAATATTTCCCCACCCTCCCTCCCTCTCTTCCTCAGGCAGGGTTCCTCTTCTGCCTTTGTTTTCAGTTTATCAGTTTTTTAATTTGGGTGGCATCGATAAGGAGCTATATTTCAAGTGTCATGCATATGCTGCTAGCTTCCAAAGCAATTCTTTATTTCATCAGGCTAACCAGCATATGACAAAAGCCTTTAACTTCTTAAAagctataataaaaaaaatcttcttAAAATCTGAAAATGAGCTCTAGAGGCAAAATGTTTAAGCTCTAACTTGGAACTTTAGAGTAATGAAAAGCTCACAAAGGAATTGGACAAAGTTTTTGGGCAGAAAAAGATATTTATTCTAAATAGTTTTAAtacaaaagcacttctcaaatataaataaataacctCCATTTCAGAGAACAATCTTTTGTCCATCACCgatcaaaaccaaacaaaatgTCAATAAACTGCAATGTTTATTCCAGTGCATTAAACAACTATACCCAAATCCATGCTCGTGCGTGACCATTTAGaactaaaatatttaaagaatgtACTTACCTCTACATTGCCTCTTTCAATCTGCAAAATTGATCAcgaaaattacattaaattcaaCAGGACAAATATAAGATATGCTAGTTGTCAGCATAAAACAAGCAGttgctcaaaattttcatacCATAATcatacttttattaaaaatatgcTTTGTGAGAAAATAACATTCTATTGGCGCATGCCACATAATTGTTATAAGAGAGAATATCAATGAACTCTGCTTGGAGAAACATATTAATGATACTTGAACTTGTCAAACTGTTCAGCTGACAGAATTAAACTTCTAATAAGAACTTGTTGATTCTTATAACTCACCGAAGATTACAATGTGATCTACTTAAACCCAGAGTTTCAGAATTACAGAAAATTGGGTCAAATTAAACTATCATGAAAATTGTGACAATTAAAAAGTGATACGTTATTATGTTTGGCTAAATCAACAAGCTCAAGCTTTTGGGTCTAATGGTTAACACTACATGTTTGTTATAATGCTCTATAGTTTTAACTGGAACACCCTTTGCTGTGTCAAACTTTAGTTTCAAGAGGTAGTAAGTGGATGGCATGTACTTGAGCAGTTTCTCTTGCAAGGGAAAGGTAGGGCTAAGAACAAGGGTATCCCAAGTTATAATGTAAGCTTTTAGGCTAGGTTGGACCTAAACGACTATGCATAAGAACCATGTTATAAACTTCTAACACAAGTTCAATCAAACAGTGTAGCTCAAAGTTCAAAGGATTCGAATCAAGTAAACAAAAAGAATATTTAGCATTTAAAACCTTCCATGTAGTGTAAGCATGAAAAGCTTTACTAGTTATGTCTGTGTGAACCTTACATTTAAGCAAATTTGGGGAAGGCGTCCACCCATGTAAATAGCTGCCATTGCCCAGCCAAGAAAAGTTCCAACCTTGCTGCCTCCTTCAAAACCATTGTCTCCTAATGATACAGCATTTGCCTGAAATCCAAATTACAAATAATTCAGTAGTTGTTGATACTTCTTCTCCTCATTAAAGTTATTTAAGAAACCAATATGAATTCAAtctaaattgaagaaaaagagcATACAAAACAAGAGATAGAGCCAGTAAGTATTCAAAAATGTAGCTTTTCCAGTCCCTATCCCTAGAACATGATAGCATCCACTTTAAGTGCTTATCCATAACAAAAATGAATACTAAATTTTGACAGGCAAGAAGTCAAATAAAATACATCACGCATGAGGTATGAGCTAAATAATGGTTAACAAACATGTTGAATAGAGGACCAGGAGAAACTGGTGACAAATTATAAATTACCTAAAATGGTTTACAATCTGGCCATAAGTGTAAGTTTGCTATTCTAGCAAATGGTTGCACATAGAGCAATTTCATTGCAGATTGAACCTACCTGGAGAAGCTTTCTTCCTGTTTTAATCACAAATCCTTGATTTATTTTCTCATTCCCCATGTGAACTTTACTCACGGCCGAGAGCTGGAAATTAAATAAGCTGATGAACATTACTGCAGACACCtgaaacaaaaaaggaaaaagaagagacAATCTGTATATTATGTTCCTTTATGACAATATTGAGATGTTAGTTCTCTAAGTTACGTTATAATCACCAAGCATAACAATGATTTGGTGCTTGAAGGAGGGGTAGATTGTTTGGCAACATATGCACTGAGCAATGGCTCTTCAACTAAATTTCCTGAATGAGGAGGGGTCATTCTTTGTGCAAGAAGGGATCCTGCTGTTGGAGTATGACTACTTGATAGAGATCTTGCTGACCTAACACATAAATAACAAAGAAacagaaaattattaaataataatagcaTGCAACATTCAGAAGGGCATAGCAAAACATGTAGGGTTTA from the Gossypium hirsutum isolate 1008001.06 chromosome D09, Gossypium_hirsutum_v2.1, whole genome shotgun sequence genome contains:
- the LOC107891364 gene encoding thioredoxin-like fold domain-containing protein MRL7L, chloroplastic produces the protein MALQHSIHIQYWMSPPKQNKLKPLCSNLLKMPSSNPSSIGNGVRAYGMVEKFGKKFMGQELSDSDDDDDESSTKKGRMDDSYHFDADERREWRAKIREVISKHPEIQEEIDPAEKLSKMQKLLADYPLVVDDDDPNWPEDADGWGFNLGQFFDKITIKNAKKENDDDDDYDSEKEVVWQDDNYIRPIKYIKIAQWEETVFKDISPLIILVHNRYKRPKENERAWDELEKAVHIIWNCRLPSPRCVAVDAIVEDALASALKVSVFPEIIFTKAGKILYREQAIRTADELSKMMAFFYYGAAKPPCLDFIGNGQEMIPSIVIKS
- the LOC107891363 gene encoding probable vacuolar amino acid transporter YPQ2, encoding MATCGTSGECWEWARVYLDDCICSPRDQVSFGLGLISVLSWGVAEIPQIITNYKEKSVEGLSLGFLITWIIGDLFNLFGCVLEPATLPTQYYMAVLYTMTTLILAARAVYYGHICPRLKYNNMCNKDSKEYQPEGVDKIGESISNFRVKQLTDVDRSSSPIPLPKSSPGRELYYRSARSLSSSHTPTAGSLLAQRMTPPHSGNLVEEPLLSAYVAKQSTPPSSTKSLLCLVSAVMFISLFNFQLSAVSKVHMGNEKINQGFVIKTGRKLLQANAVSLGDNGFEGGSKVGTFLGWAMAAIYMGGRLPQICLNIERGNVEGLNPFMFIFALVGNSTYVASILVRSMDWFRIRPNLPWLVDAGGCVLLDTFIVIQFKCFYKWAPQDSEDKHETS